One stretch of Deltaproteobacteria bacterium DNA includes these proteins:
- a CDS encoding branched-chain amino acid ABC transporter substrate-binding protein, which produces MPVGRILLAAAILIATSAAAAPVKIGIVNSMTGPEAPIGEDLSNGIKLAIEDLKKKNIEVQAIWEDDTGKPQVGIGAMEKLATRDNVAGVVGAYTSAVTSVVAKTAERYKVPLVNPVASKEEITRQGYKYVFRVSATTNDYAQVLLDMALSFGQPKTLGILNENTDFGVSGGRSAKEYAEKKGLKVVFNEAYSKGSPDYRSTLVNVKNANPDIVFMVSYVADAILLMRQSREIGLSPMAFLGAGAGFANAQFAKETAVSNGIFSSTQWTAAVSWPGAKEFAKTYQERYGKTASYHAATAYTAMWILAQAASQSNGDREKTRAALDGGSWETLDGTVKFADYEGYTNQNKHQMLVEQIQNGKFVTVWPKELQSGKPIWPFPGWK; this is translated from the coding sequence ATGCCTGTCGGACGAATCCTGCTCGCTGCCGCGATCCTCATCGCCACCTCCGCCGCTGCCGCTCCGGTGAAGATCGGCATCGTGAACTCGATGACCGGTCCCGAGGCGCCCATCGGCGAAGACCTGAGCAACGGCATCAAGCTCGCCATCGAGGATCTGAAGAAGAAGAACATCGAGGTGCAGGCCATCTGGGAGGACGACACCGGCAAGCCGCAGGTGGGCATCGGCGCCATGGAGAAGCTCGCCACCCGCGACAACGTGGCCGGCGTCGTGGGCGCGTATACGTCGGCGGTGACCAGCGTCGTGGCGAAGACTGCGGAGCGCTACAAGGTCCCGCTGGTGAATCCCGTCGCCTCCAAGGAGGAGATCACCCGGCAGGGATACAAGTACGTCTTCCGAGTCTCCGCGACGACGAACGATTACGCGCAGGTGCTGCTCGACATGGCGCTCTCGTTCGGACAGCCGAAGACCCTCGGCATCCTCAACGAGAACACCGACTTCGGCGTCTCGGGAGGCCGCTCCGCCAAGGAGTATGCGGAGAAGAAGGGCCTGAAGGTGGTCTTCAACGAGGCGTACTCGAAGGGATCGCCGGACTACCGCTCCACGCTGGTGAACGTGAAGAACGCAAATCCCGACATCGTGTTCATGGTCTCCTACGTCGCGGACGCCATCCTCCTCATGCGCCAGTCGCGGGAGATCGGGTTGTCGCCGATGGCGTTCCTCGGCGCCGGCGCCGGCTTCGCCAACGCGCAGTTCGCCAAGGAGACCGCCGTCTCGAACGGCATCTTCTCCAGCACGCAGTGGACGGCCGCCGTCTCCTGGCCGGGAGCGAAGGAGTTCGCGAAGACGTACCAGGAGCGGTACGGCAAGACGGCCAGCTACCACGCGGCCACTGCCTACACGGCGATGTGGATCCTGGCCCAGGCCGCCTCGCAGTCGAACGGCGACCGCGAGAAGACCCGCGCGGCGCTCGACGGCGGCAGCTGGGAGACCCTCGACGGCACGGTAAAGTTCGCCGACTACGAGGGGTACACGAAC
- a CDS encoding WYL domain-containing protein, with the protein MDKAERLLDLVALLLDAREPVSFAELRDLFPDEYGGSRAAAERKLERDKAELLDLGVPIEYVAPEQLDERDLGGYRIDRKTFFLPDPRLLPEESAALYAAGAAALATREFPFAQDLQHALRKISLAGDTHAVGNEAARRLLVVRPGDPLRVEKLRTLGDAVARRKRVHIHYEAPPGLDGKPGNRTERDVEPWGLAFRGRAWRLVGRDPEKGQRVFLVERIARIEVNPQKPHTPDFDPPEDFDAGDAAARSSKPWLWEHHAPEQVALRFAKGSEAIGERLFDAPDGRLTVTNLEGLVPQLLSLGDRVSVESPAAAQDKVRTALLRIQEKVRSAPEPSAEAFAPARSEARAEPGPVAEPQLKRERLRRLLLIVPAARRRPGVKLADLARELALDPQELRLDIDLLGLVGRPPFSPDDLIDISVDERDRVTVSLDQSFSRPPQLTPLEALALGAAAEEVAPADPAVRSALAKLTGQLPPTARQLYAQLARRVVASTPAPRGAQQILTQLRSAAEQHREVALEYDKEGRGAAGERALRPQGVIDHGGVWYVIGHDVGREAERTFRVDRILAVRETGQTFPDPGPLDPVRFQREQLFFPSGREQAVTLRFSRAAAAWALQRYGSRARQLADGRVDVLIESTGTGYAVQLALSLAGEAEIAAPQHAREALRDEVERALRRTEDGT; encoded by the coding sequence ATGGACAAGGCAGAGCGGCTCCTCGACCTGGTCGCGCTCCTGCTCGACGCGCGGGAGCCCGTCTCGTTCGCGGAGCTGCGCGATCTCTTTCCCGACGAGTACGGCGGCAGCCGCGCCGCGGCGGAGCGCAAGCTCGAGCGCGACAAGGCGGAGCTGCTGGACCTGGGCGTCCCCATCGAGTACGTCGCGCCGGAGCAGCTCGACGAGCGCGACCTGGGCGGCTACCGCATCGATCGAAAGACGTTCTTCCTGCCCGATCCCAGGCTGCTGCCGGAGGAATCCGCCGCGCTCTACGCGGCTGGCGCCGCGGCGCTGGCCACGCGCGAGTTTCCCTTCGCGCAGGATCTCCAGCACGCGCTGCGCAAGATCTCCCTGGCCGGCGACACGCACGCGGTCGGGAACGAGGCCGCGCGACGCCTGCTGGTCGTCCGCCCGGGAGATCCGCTCCGGGTGGAAAAGCTGCGCACGCTGGGCGACGCGGTCGCTCGACGCAAGCGCGTCCACATCCATTACGAGGCGCCGCCGGGACTCGACGGCAAGCCCGGCAACCGCACCGAGCGCGACGTCGAGCCGTGGGGCCTCGCTTTTCGCGGGCGCGCCTGGAGGCTGGTGGGCCGCGACCCGGAGAAGGGACAGCGGGTCTTCCTGGTGGAGCGGATCGCGCGGATCGAGGTCAATCCGCAGAAGCCGCACACGCCGGACTTCGATCCTCCGGAAGATTTCGACGCCGGCGATGCGGCGGCACGATCCAGCAAGCCTTGGCTGTGGGAGCACCATGCTCCGGAACAGGTCGCGCTGCGCTTCGCCAAGGGAAGCGAAGCGATCGGCGAGCGCCTGTTCGATGCGCCGGACGGCCGCCTGACGGTGACGAACCTCGAAGGGCTCGTGCCTCAGCTGCTCTCGCTCGGGGACCGGGTCTCGGTCGAGTCGCCGGCCGCTGCGCAAGACAAGGTCCGCACCGCGTTGCTGCGCATCCAGGAGAAGGTGCGTAGCGCGCCCGAGCCGTCCGCCGAAGCGTTCGCGCCCGCGCGGTCCGAGGCGCGCGCAGAGCCTGGCCCCGTCGCGGAGCCGCAGCTGAAACGGGAGAGACTGCGACGTCTGCTCCTCATCGTTCCCGCTGCCCGGCGCAGGCCGGGCGTGAAGCTCGCCGATCTCGCCCGCGAGCTCGCCCTCGACCCGCAGGAGCTGCGCCTCGACATCGACCTTCTCGGCCTGGTGGGCCGCCCACCCTTCTCGCCCGACGATCTGATCGACATCAGCGTCGACGAGCGCGACCGCGTGACGGTGTCGCTCGACCAGAGCTTCTCGCGGCCCCCCCAGCTCACACCGCTGGAGGCGCTCGCCCTCGGCGCGGCGGCGGAAGAGGTAGCGCCGGCGGATCCGGCCGTCCGTTCCGCGCTGGCCAAGCTCACCGGCCAGCTGCCGCCCACCGCCCGGCAGCTCTACGCGCAGCTCGCTCGCCGCGTCGTCGCTTCGACGCCAGCGCCGCGAGGCGCGCAGCAGATCCTCACGCAGCTCCGCTCCGCCGCCGAGCAGCACCGGGAAGTGGCGCTCGAGTATGACAAAGAAGGACGCGGTGCCGCCGGCGAGCGCGCCCTGCGCCCGCAAGGCGTCATCGATCATGGCGGCGTCTGGTACGTCATCGGCCACGACGTCGGACGCGAGGCGGAACGCACGTTTCGCGTCGACCGCATCCTCGCCGTCCGCGAGACCGGACAGACGTTTCCCGATCCCGGTCCGCTCGATCCGGTGCGTTTCCAGCGCGAGCAGCTCTTCTTCCCCAGCGGCCGCGAGCAGGCGGTCACGCTGAGGTTCTCGCGCGCGGCAGCGGCATGGGCGCTGCAGCGATACGGCTCTCGCGCGCGCCAGCTCGCCGACGGGCGGGTGGACGTCCTGATCGAAAGCACCGGGACGGGCTACGCGGTGCAGCTCGCGCTTTCGCTCGCCGGCGAAGCGGAGATCGCCGCTCCTCAACATGCGCGCGAGGCGCTCCGCGACGAGGTCGAGCGCGCACTGCGACGAACGGAGGACGGCACATGA
- a CDS encoding cytochrome c: MIGFAVALLAQATTPPPGPVTGARTPPEIFEQRCKICHGADGKAQTKKGRQLKAKDFTRPKFQQHTTDKEIVDAITNGIKKRKMPAFKDKLSPEEIQALVGYVRAFGKK, encoded by the coding sequence ATGATTGGATTCGCGGTCGCACTCCTTGCCCAGGCCACCACTCCGCCGCCCGGTCCCGTGACCGGAGCGCGCACGCCGCCGGAAATCTTCGAGCAGCGGTGCAAGATCTGCCACGGCGCGGACGGCAAGGCGCAGACGAAGAAAGGCCGGCAGCTGAAGGCCAAGGACTTCACGCGCCCGAAGTTCCAGCAGCACACCACCGACAAGGAGATCGTCGACGCCATCACCAACGGGATCAAGAAGCGCAAGATGCCCGCCTTCAAGGACAAGCTCTCGCCCGAAGAGATCCAGGCCCTGGTCGGATACGTGCGCGCCTTCGGAAAGAAGTGA
- a CDS encoding Glu/Leu/Phe/Val dehydrogenase, with product MEVFHRAADLIGLDRRVRMELEEPDYEHIFYVTVKLHTRLAPLAQDADRFKDLPDSELLPDGLEPLLDGSFVFKRRALIGANLSMRDGVVRLKGKGLYKVVPGRPERFKAYRVQHNQARGPYKGGTRFHQDVSLDLFKVLAAEMTWKTAISDVPFGGGKGGIKVDPKSLSSEELEALTLRYMYRLKPLIGPDLDIPAPDVGTDGTIMGLLLRQYTDGERERHKLRGVVTGKDTRIGGSEGRVKATGQGLAYCIQEWFAERGATPAGSTFILQGFGNVGSNAAEILCGLGARLLAVNDAGGTIFNPNGIDVIDLISYVYENPRNLRRTVGGYPKAQQISKADLWDVDADICIPAALGGEITGPVAERLKCKLIAEGANGPTTPEGDRVLAKRGIELIPDIIGNAGGVTVSYYEWIQNKRMEHWSETEVNGRLEQAIKSNYRIIRDIARNLPRRTATHNSSRYCIGKEIDMRTAAMVLALKRIEAHYQLEGFSQ from the coding sequence ATGGAGGTGTTCCATCGCGCGGCCGACCTGATCGGACTCGATCGGCGCGTCCGGATGGAGCTGGAAGAGCCGGACTACGAGCACATCTTCTACGTCACCGTGAAGTTGCACACGCGCCTCGCGCCGCTCGCGCAGGACGCGGACCGATTCAAGGACCTGCCCGACAGCGAGCTGCTCCCGGACGGCCTCGAGCCGCTGCTCGACGGCAGCTTCGTCTTCAAGCGCCGCGCGCTGATCGGCGCGAACCTGTCCATGCGAGACGGCGTGGTCCGCCTCAAGGGCAAGGGCCTCTACAAGGTGGTCCCGGGGCGGCCGGAGCGCTTCAAGGCCTACCGCGTGCAGCACAACCAGGCGCGCGGCCCGTACAAGGGCGGCACGCGCTTCCATCAGGACGTCTCGCTCGATCTCTTCAAAGTGCTCGCAGCGGAGATGACCTGGAAGACCGCCATCTCCGACGTGCCGTTCGGGGGCGGCAAAGGCGGGATCAAGGTCGATCCGAAGAGCCTCAGCTCCGAGGAGCTGGAGGCGCTGACGCTCCGTTACATGTACAGGCTCAAGCCGCTGATCGGGCCGGACCTCGACATCCCCGCGCCGGACGTCGGAACCGACGGCACCATCATGGGGCTGCTGCTGCGCCAGTACACCGACGGCGAACGGGAGCGGCACAAGCTCCGCGGCGTGGTCACCGGGAAGGATACGCGCATCGGCGGATCCGAGGGCCGCGTCAAGGCCACTGGACAGGGGCTCGCGTACTGCATCCAGGAGTGGTTCGCCGAACGCGGCGCCACTCCAGCGGGCAGCACGTTCATCCTGCAGGGATTCGGGAACGTCGGGTCGAATGCCGCCGAGATCCTCTGCGGCCTTGGGGCGCGCCTGCTGGCGGTGAACGACGCCGGGGGCACCATCTTCAATCCCAACGGCATCGACGTGATCGACCTCATCTCGTACGTTTACGAAAATCCCCGCAACCTGCGGCGCACCGTGGGCGGGTACCCGAAGGCGCAGCAGATCTCCAAAGCGGACCTCTGGGACGTGGACGCCGACATCTGCATTCCCGCGGCGCTGGGAGGCGAGATCACCGGCCCGGTCGCGGAGCGCCTCAAGTGCAAGCTGATCGCCGAAGGGGCCAACGGCCCGACGACCCCGGAAGGCGACCGCGTGCTGGCGAAGCGCGGCATCGAGTTGATCCCCGACATCATCGGCAACGCCGGCGGCGTTACCGTCAGTTACTACGAGTGGATCCAGAACAAGCGCATGGAGCATTGGAGCGAGACGGAGGTGAACGGGCGTCTCGAGCAAGCGATCAAGTCGAACTACCGGATCATCCGCGACATCGCCCGCAACCTGCCGCGCAGGACCGCCACGCACAACAGCTCCCGCTACTGCATCGGCAAGGAGATCGACATGCGCACCGCCGCGATGGTGCTGGCGCTCAAGCGCATCGAAGCGCACTACCAGCTCGAAGGGTTCTCACAATAA
- a CDS encoding DJ-1/PfpI family protein: MTTIGIVAFDDVEELDFAGPWEVFGMARKLRDQGDRLLLLAEREAPIRCAKLMRVLPDLTFAQAPKLDVLLVPGGVGTRREVKNEAMTDFLRRAGAQASWVTSVCTGSLLLHEAGFARGKRVTTHWTFIEQLRDRGEVTVLENERYVVDGNLVTAAGVSAGIDMALWLTGQIWGEEFARKVQKQIEYFPRPPYT; this comes from the coding sequence ATGACGACGATCGGGATCGTGGCGTTCGACGACGTCGAAGAGCTGGACTTCGCCGGGCCTTGGGAAGTGTTCGGGATGGCCCGCAAGCTGCGCGACCAGGGCGACCGCCTGCTGCTTCTGGCGGAGCGCGAGGCCCCCATCCGCTGCGCCAAGCTGATGCGCGTGCTGCCCGACCTCACCTTCGCTCAAGCGCCGAAGCTCGACGTGCTGCTGGTACCGGGCGGCGTGGGCACGCGGCGCGAGGTGAAGAACGAGGCGATGACCGACTTCCTCCGACGCGCTGGAGCGCAGGCGAGCTGGGTGACGAGCGTCTGCACCGGCTCGTTGCTGCTGCACGAGGCGGGCTTCGCTCGCGGCAAGCGGGTGACGACGCACTGGACGTTCATCGAGCAGCTCCGCGATCGCGGCGAGGTGACGGTGTTGGAGAACGAACGCTACGTCGTCGACGGGAACCTTGTCACCGCCGCCGGCGTCTCTGCGGGTATCGACATGGCGCTCTGGCTGACGGGGCAGATCTGGGGCGAAGAGTTTGCTCGCAAGGTGCAGAAGCAGATCGAGTACTTCCCGCGGCCTCCGTATACTTAG
- a CDS encoding LysR family transcriptional regulator, translating to MSADGTGTAPRAGNVDPMILFSVWNWLPAFYVVAQTQHLPTASKRLHLSVSALSRTIRLLEAAVGRPLFHRTGRNLQLNAHGEGLLLAVERSIGVLAPEFDRLTANGFASALHIGIADPLSQGVVMPVVRSMQLEHSDFVPFLHGCVDGAEASKLLLTGDLDLVLSSERLSEKALAAESLGQFSNGVYCGLGHPLFQVPSAGQAAILRHPFVVCFPRGSAWPAVLQRKIGVYVNHEETALDLCLGGEFLAVLPDVIAHSYVTHGALCRLPLPGVSATPLFVTCRAGDESRDCIGAVVRAVHHHLEGLGALELRAPRMRTARVRQGCARPGTIACEEDAFRFGDSLLVRAEYAAAQRAYRAALRAPAGSARERAKYLLRRARISLMTAKYAAAYRDCREALTLDASPAQRASAESMLALAHCYRGELSFAHNAVSRARAGLGEAIRMSRTEGLKATVDVARAEGTLFVVTGLPRKAVRSYVRGANAASELSNAWEHSIALGNIADAYLHAGKAESALRYFDQAARQKDAIGDRWGMCYLHHGRAFVFLERGHVDRALREAATGLKLAIGVSDLKLVAMLNILLGRAHLARSDLKGAQRAFRFARTAATRCKARYEMIQATIGLVDVELSHGDVRTAFDRAIRAQAQAARSGSKDALAAALTTCAAVHIQRGSDDQARQLLGSARKLASRLPRFYGFWFAVSGGRPGHLHM from the coding sequence ATGAGTGCGGATGGAACAGGAACCGCGCCTCGGGCTGGAAACGTCGACCCGATGATCCTGTTCTCGGTCTGGAACTGGCTACCTGCATTCTACGTGGTGGCGCAGACACAGCATCTGCCGACCGCTTCGAAGCGACTTCACCTCAGCGTGTCTGCCCTTTCACGAACAATTCGTCTGTTGGAAGCGGCTGTCGGACGTCCGCTGTTTCACCGCACCGGCCGGAATCTGCAGCTGAACGCTCATGGAGAAGGGTTGCTCTTGGCCGTCGAGCGTTCGATCGGCGTTCTCGCGCCCGAATTCGATCGCCTTACCGCGAACGGGTTCGCGTCCGCATTGCATATCGGCATCGCGGATCCTCTCAGCCAGGGCGTCGTCATGCCGGTCGTGCGAAGCATGCAGCTCGAACATAGCGACTTCGTGCCCTTTCTTCATGGCTGCGTCGACGGCGCAGAGGCGAGCAAACTGCTCTTGACGGGCGATCTCGATCTCGTCCTGTCTTCCGAGCGACTGTCAGAGAAGGCGCTTGCCGCGGAGTCCCTCGGGCAATTTTCGAATGGTGTCTACTGTGGCCTCGGACATCCGCTGTTCCAGGTTCCGTCCGCGGGGCAGGCAGCGATTCTGCGGCATCCCTTCGTCGTTTGCTTCCCGCGTGGAAGCGCCTGGCCCGCCGTTCTGCAGAGGAAGATCGGGGTATACGTGAATCATGAGGAGACCGCGCTCGATCTCTGTCTCGGGGGAGAATTCCTCGCGGTCCTTCCGGACGTGATCGCGCATTCCTACGTCACGCACGGCGCTTTGTGCCGACTTCCCCTACCCGGTGTTTCTGCGACCCCCCTCTTCGTTACTTGCCGCGCCGGCGACGAATCGCGGGACTGTATCGGTGCAGTTGTCCGCGCGGTCCATCATCACTTGGAAGGCCTCGGTGCTCTCGAGCTGCGGGCCCCGCGGATGCGAACCGCCCGGGTCCGTCAGGGATGCGCCAGACCCGGTACGATCGCGTGCGAGGAGGACGCATTCCGATTCGGGGATTCGCTGCTGGTCCGCGCCGAGTACGCTGCAGCGCAGCGCGCATACCGCGCCGCGCTGCGCGCACCGGCTGGGTCAGCGCGCGAGCGCGCCAAGTATCTGCTACGGCGCGCGCGCATTTCCCTCATGACCGCGAAATATGCGGCAGCTTACCGGGATTGTCGCGAAGCGCTGACGCTTGACGCGAGTCCCGCACAGCGCGCGAGCGCCGAGTCGATGCTTGCCCTCGCGCATTGTTATCGCGGAGAGCTCTCGTTTGCGCACAATGCAGTCTCCCGCGCGCGCGCCGGTCTCGGAGAAGCGATACGCATGTCCCGGACCGAAGGACTGAAAGCAACCGTGGACGTGGCGCGGGCGGAAGGGACGCTGTTCGTCGTCACCGGCCTGCCACGGAAAGCAGTCCGCTCTTACGTGCGCGGAGCAAACGCCGCCAGCGAATTGTCCAATGCCTGGGAGCACTCGATCGCCCTCGGCAACATCGCGGATGCCTACCTGCACGCGGGAAAGGCGGAGAGCGCCCTCCGCTACTTCGATCAGGCTGCCCGGCAGAAAGACGCCATCGGTGATCGATGGGGTATGTGTTACCTGCACCATGGGCGCGCATTCGTCTTTCTCGAGCGCGGCCACGTCGATCGCGCGCTCCGCGAAGCGGCCACCGGTCTCAAGCTGGCAATCGGCGTGTCGGATCTGAAACTCGTCGCAATGCTGAACATCCTCCTCGGCCGGGCGCATCTCGCGAGATCGGACTTGAAGGGTGCGCAACGAGCGTTCCGGTTCGCGCGAACGGCCGCAACACGATGCAAGGCGCGGTACGAGATGATCCAGGCGACGATTGGACTCGTCGACGTCGAGCTGAGTCACGGCGATGTCCGAACGGCCTTCGATCGAGCGATCCGCGCGCAGGCTCAGGCCGCGCGCAGCGGATCGAAGGACGCTCTCGCAGCCGCCCTGACGACGTGTGCCGCTGTACATATCCAGCGCGGCAGCGACGATCAGGCCCGACAGCTCCTGGGCTCGGCGCGCAAGCTTGCGTCGCGCCTGCCACGCTTCTACGGCTTTTGGTTCGCCGTGAGCGGTGGGCGTCCCGGGCATCTCCATATGTAG
- a CDS encoding Do family serine endopeptidase — MHRRFTLFSALIAGAFAAVAALPLVSACQRRTTDSSILAADAQAAAASPPTTAETVKQVGPMPSLAPLVKQLRPVVVNINSRIKPRQGRVSQRMPQGHPRVRPPQQDEDNGGDEDDSQDPMERFFRYFGQPMPNEQERRGLGSGFLIGDGLVLTNNHVVEIQDESRPGRYRPMDEIKVITDETAPGGAREFAAKVIGNDPKSDIAILKIEGKDVDKLKYATLGDSDSIEVGDYVLAIGEPFGLQATVTSGIISAKERTQFGGPYSDYLQTDASINPGNSGGPLFNMKGEVVGVNAAIISGANTIGFAIPVNVVKQILPQLKQTGKVVRGFLGVQPQAITADMVDNLGLKSTKGALIADVVKDSPAEHAGIKPGDVVVALNGKPVNDNSQLTRDVGVIPPGHTVKLDVVREGRSRAVDVKLAERPDEREPSGRTPSRSGSEKEQGDLLGLSVQDVTPQLARRSQVDASTRGAVVVDVAQDSPAADAGLEPGDIVVEVNRRPVGSASDYRTAVKSVKKGDTALLRIKHGQSTTYVPVRVK, encoded by the coding sequence ATGCATCGCCGTTTCACCCTTTTTTCCGCACTGATCGCCGGCGCTTTCGCCGCCGTCGCCGCGCTGCCGCTGGTGTCGGCTTGCCAGCGCCGGACAACCGACAGCTCCATCCTCGCCGCCGACGCGCAGGCGGCAGCGGCCTCGCCGCCCACCACCGCCGAAACCGTGAAGCAGGTGGGTCCGATGCCCTCCCTGGCGCCGCTGGTGAAGCAGCTCCGACCGGTGGTGGTGAACATCAACTCGCGCATCAAGCCCCGCCAGGGCCGGGTTTCGCAGCGGATGCCCCAGGGCCATCCGCGGGTCCGGCCGCCGCAGCAGGACGAGGACAATGGTGGCGACGAGGACGATTCCCAGGATCCGATGGAGCGTTTCTTCCGCTACTTCGGGCAGCCGATGCCGAACGAGCAGGAGCGCCGCGGGCTGGGCTCCGGCTTCCTGATCGGCGACGGGCTGGTCCTCACCAACAACCACGTGGTCGAGATCCAGGACGAATCGCGGCCCGGGCGTTACCGGCCGATGGACGAGATCAAGGTGATCACCGACGAGACCGCGCCCGGTGGCGCGCGCGAGTTCGCCGCGAAGGTGATCGGCAATGACCCCAAGAGCGACATCGCCATCCTCAAGATCGAGGGCAAGGACGTCGACAAGTTGAAGTACGCGACGCTCGGCGATTCCGACAGCATCGAGGTCGGCGACTACGTCCTTGCCATCGGCGAGCCCTTCGGGCTGCAAGCCACCGTGACCTCCGGAATCATCAGCGCGAAGGAGCGCACGCAGTTCGGCGGTCCGTACTCCGATTACCTGCAGACCGATGCGTCCATCAATCCCGGCAACTCCGGGGGCCCGCTCTTCAACATGAAGGGCGAGGTGGTGGGCGTGAACGCCGCCATCATCAGCGGCGCGAACACCATCGGCTTCGCCATTCCGGTGAACGTGGTGAAGCAGATCCTTCCCCAGCTGAAGCAGACGGGAAAGGTCGTGCGCGGCTTCCTCGGCGTGCAGCCGCAGGCCATCACCGCCGACATGGTGGACAACCTCGGGCTCAAGTCCACGAAGGGCGCCCTGATCGCCGACGTGGTGAAGGACAGCCCGGCGGAACATGCCGGGATCAAGCCCGGCGACGTGGTCGTCGCGCTCAATGGCAAGCCGGTGAACGACAACAGCCAGCTCACCCGCGACGTCGGTGTGATCCCGCCGGGGCACACGGTCAAGCTGGACGTCGTCCGCGAGGGCAGATCGCGCGCCGTCGACGTCAAGCTGGCGGAGCGCCCCGACGAGCGCGAGCCGAGCGGACGGACTCCGAGCCGGAGCGGCAGCGAGAAGGAACAGGGTGATCTGCTCGGGCTCTCGGTGCAGGACGTGACGCCGCAGCTCGCGCGCAGGTCGCAGGTCGACGCCTCGACCCGCGGCGCGGTGGTAGTGGACGTCGCGCAGGACTCGCCGGCGGCGGACGCCGGTCTCGAGCCCGGCGACATCGTCGTCGAGGTGAATCGGCGGCCCGTCGGCTCCGCGTCGGATTATCGGACCGCCGTCAAGAGCGTGAAAAAGGGCGACACGGCGCTCCTGCGCATCAAGCACGGCCAGTCGACGACGTACGTTCCGGTCCGGGTAAAGTAA